In the Diprion similis isolate iyDipSimi1 chromosome 13, iyDipSimi1.1, whole genome shotgun sequence genome, cattattacaataattcattcacaattttcaatacaGTCTCAACGCCTGTCTCCGTCTTATAAAAAACGTGAGATCTCTCTCAAtcacttgaaaaaatattttgttaaaatgAGTATAATCCAGTCTCACGCTATGTTATACACAAGCTACAGGTCTGACTGTTTAAACTAACAATGTCACGAAATAGTAGGTCAGATATGACTTGGAATTGACTATCCTGAAATGACTTGGGAGACGCGTTTATTTACCTCGTTCAGGTGTTCAAACACAGCGGAGTTGGGTTGTACGAATCATAGTTTTCACAAGACGAACCCCGTACTTGGCGTCTGACGAGAGTTTGTGGCCATGGTGAAAACGCTTGGTGAAATCTGTCGCCAGCTCTCCGTCTATAACCAGTTCGTATCAGAGATCAGCTGTGTGTTTCATGTTCTGTCTACTGTCACAGAATCATATCTGTGTGTACTCTATGGATTTTCTCGCTTATCTGAGGCTCGGTCGTCCAGCCGATCTCTGACGATAGCAATAAGTATCTCGTTGAGTATTAATCAAACATAATCATCATCTCACTCACTTCTGTCCTTCGTCGCTAATTCGTGGAGCTTATGTTGAGGATCTAGTATCTTTCACCATCTCTCTGAATAAGTCCTGATGCATTACGTATCCCCACAGATAAGGCACAACCTATTGGAGTTGCAATCtggaaatgatatttttatgaagCAGTGGGGGTTTTAATCGTGACTGTTTTATATTTGCTCCACGTATAACAGATCTCCAAAAGTTTCTTCAACACTCACGGAGGTCTTACGAAGTGTCAAATACCGAAACCACAACCATACCGTGTAGTTTTTCTGGACAAATATTGTatagaatattttatgaacCAAGTGTAAAGAAGGCAATGTTATCCTCGTGGAAGGTTTGCTGTAAGTTGAATTGcggttatttttcaaaatagagAACTTTTAAATGAAATATGTGATAAAGTAATGATttaatcgtattttcgtttgaaaaatggtgaagatttcatataaaaatatattcttgtgATGGATGTGCTGGTACTAATGATTGTTTGTAACATGTCCAAAAGTACTGTGAGAGCTTGGGCTAAGCATTTTGAATAACTTGAGAAGCGGTATTGTTGGAGTGGATAGTGATCAGTTCATCGTTGTCCCAGTAAATAatcgatttgcaatttttgtgaATATACATCTGCTCCTTGCGATTGTCGCCTTATCTTTAGGTGCAAGAGTGCCGCAACGATGGATAGTACCGGTGATGTTGTGTTTGGCAATGACGGCCTTGTACACGATGCGAATTTCCTTGTCAATCGCGATCACGCAGATGGTTGCCGCGGTGGAATCATCATCGAATGGTACCAGTTCAGACGAGACTTGCCCACCTCTGGAGTCAACATCATCGAGCACAAGCGCTAGTGGCACTTATCAGTGGGACGAATACACGCAGGTGAGAATTGATATTCGCGTTTTGGTTATGAGCTGCACCATAGAAATGATTGACGTACCGAAAAAAGAGTCAATATTTAATCCCGCAGCCTTCGGATCACGTTCGTCGCGTGTAAATCGAAGTCAAAAGTATGAATAAATTACAAGGATCGTATCCCAGgtcgattttatttctttcgtaaTATATTATAGTGAACTAGAAACTAAGAgacatccattttttttttttgatctacCATTAAACGCTTCGAGGGGGTGAAACCGCCCTTCAGAGTAAGGCATGTCAAGaggcaattttgaaattgtaccCACaagaacataatatttttaaccaatccaactggaaaagttttcccataacgagaaatgagAAATCTAATGTTCtcaaatgaagtaaaaaaaaagctgcCTCATCGCCCATTGCCGTACCTTACTTTGGAGGGTAGTTTCACGCACTTAAAGCGTTTgatggcagataaaaaaaaatgtcgccaagtttttagtctactatcACATATTCCACAAGAAATCAAATCAGAGACATCGACCTGAGATACCTTCCTTGTTAATGGAAGTGATGAATGTACTGACGTAACATTGCAGGGAATCATTCTGTCAAGTTTCTACTGGGGTTACCTGATCAATCAGATCCCAGGAGGGATATTGGCGGACAAGTATGGAGGAAAGACGGTCGCAGGACTGAGCGTTCTAACATCAGCAATACTGACCCTCTTAATACCAGTGATTGTCGAAGCCTTTGGCGCTACGGGGCTGATAGTTATTCGATTCCTCGTGGGATTGGGTTCAGCATCTATAGTCCCTGCGGTGGGTGTCCTGATATCTCGGTGGGCTCCGCCTCACGAGAGGTCAAAGATGGACGCCTTGGCTTTGTCCGGAATCCAAGTCGGAACTGTGATCGGAAATGCATTATCCGGGGTTTTGATTAGTTACTCGTCAATTGGATGGCCGATAGTATTCTACGTTTATGGAGGCCTCGGTATGCTTTGGTACCCGATCTGGATGATGCTTTGCTACAACAATCCCGACGTCCATCCATTCATAACCGAAACCGAGAAGGAATACTTGCAGATATCTATGAAAGAGCACATGCGTCGAAAGCCTGGACCGATTCCTTGGAAGTTCATCCTGACATCGGTTCCAGTGTGGGCTATGTTGGCCGGGCGAGTGGGTTACTCCTGGGGATTTCATGTAATGGTCACTGACTTGCCGAAGTACATGAACAGCGTCCTCAAGTTTTCCATCAAAGCTAACGGCTTCCTGACGGCTCTACCCTACCTCGTACTATGGTTTGTAAACATTGGTTCATCCTGGGTAGCCGACTGGCTAATAAAGAGCGGGAAAGTCTCACGTACAAACgtacggaaaattttcatgacCATCGCCTCGATGAGCACAGCAGTCTTCATAGTTGCGGCATCCTACGCCGGTTGCAATCGCGCACTTGTCATTGTCTTTTTCACGATCGGAGTCGGCTCCATGGGACTCTTTTACCCCAGTGCGATGGTAAATTCACTTGACCTCGCCCCAAACTACTCTGGTACCGTGACTGCCGTGGGGGGCGTCATGTTATCTCTTGTCGCGATTTTAGCACCTTACGTGGTCGGCGTAATCACGCCTAACCAAACCTTGTCCGAGTGGAGAATTGTATTCTGGATCACGTTCGTTGTCTACTTCGTTACTCTTCTGGTCGTCGACGTGTGGGCAGATGGCGAGGTTCAACACTGGAACAATCTGAATCCCCAGAGCCGTCACCAGGATGAGGTCAAAAACGAAACTCGAACCACCGACAAGGTGCCTTCGTCTACATGACCTGACCAATTGACATCAACTCATTTATATGTACAGTATCAGATGCTCGATAAGTTGttgtgtgaaattttaaaGCGATAGTTGATCGTGCATGGTCATATTGTTTATGGCTTTTACCTTGGCGTGTACTTGCCTTAATTCATTATATTCAGGCTGCTACATGATAAGCAGGATGATGTGAAGCATAATTAAACTCATGATGGAAACCTTTCATGTTACGAATCTGTGAATTCTTGTGTAACTCTTTTTGTGTCTCTATAAGATCACCCAAGATTATTATCAGTATACGTACACGATCGAATAATTTCGCGTCTTAAATCCTTGCGAAGGATACGCTACCGAAAAAGTCCAGGTTCATGACTGACTTACCAGACATACACTGCCAacactgtaaatttttttattatttttttttttttcaatattagaCATTATGTAATTAACAGTACCAAATGATTGAAAACGCAATTgagcgaaaaataattacagcaCAGCGTCCGTTTTACGTAGGCTTGAAGAAGACGTGGATGCTAA is a window encoding:
- the LOC124414226 gene encoding putative inorganic phosphate cotransporter translates to MLSSWKVCCARVPQRWIVPVMLCLAMTALYTMRISLSIAITQMVAAVESSSNGTSSDETCPPLESTSSSTSASGTYQWDEYTQGIILSSFYWGYLINQIPGGILADKYGGKTVAGLSVLTSAILTLLIPVIVEAFGATGLIVIRFLVGLGSASIVPAVGVLISRWAPPHERSKMDALALSGIQVGTVIGNALSGVLISYSSIGWPIVFYVYGGLGMLWYPIWMMLCYNNPDVHPFITETEKEYLQISMKEHMRRKPGPIPWKFILTSVPVWAMLAGRVGYSWGFHVMVTDLPKYMNSVLKFSIKANGFLTALPYLVLWFVNIGSSWVADWLIKSGKVSRTNVRKIFMTIASMSTAVFIVAASYAGCNRALVIVFFTIGVGSMGLFYPSAMVNSLDLAPNYSGTVTAVGGVMLSLVAILAPYVVGVITPNQTLSEWRIVFWITFVVYFVTLLVVDVWADGEVQHWNNLNPQSRHQDEVKNETRTTDKVPSST